A genomic region of Oceaniferula marina contains the following coding sequences:
- a CDS encoding ABC transporter permease: protein MKLISLAFKNLSRHRLRSLLTILGVAAGMFLYASVETMQGSLAKATQVSADDTTLIVYRENRFCPATSRLPEHYMNTIQGLDGVREVIPIQIAVNNCGASLDVITFRGVPPEELRRYNPDIKVIAGSYDDFLERSDAALIGQHFAQRRNLKPGDKFEAVGVTVQIAGVIRSNSAQDNNVAYVHLPFLQQASKVGLGIVTQFNVKVDSAKHLDSVAGAIDETFKSDQQPTHTRPEKSFFADTAKQMIEMIGFTRWLGLGAVCAVLGLVANAVLLIVRGRVKETAILQTIGFSRKAIAGIVLFEGVLLGLAGGLFGVAGAFVFFDLQAFTVGNEGLTLALSPTLSVFVKGLLVSLLLGLLASLYPAWKATSRPLIHSLQSS, encoded by the coding sequence ATGAAATTGATCTCTCTGGCATTTAAAAACCTGAGTAGGCATCGACTCCGTTCGTTGCTTACCATCCTAGGGGTCGCTGCGGGTATGTTTCTGTATGCCTCGGTAGAAACCATGCAAGGTTCTCTGGCCAAAGCAACGCAAGTGAGTGCAGACGATACCACCCTGATTGTTTACCGGGAAAACCGTTTTTGCCCTGCCACTTCCCGCCTCCCCGAGCACTACATGAACACCATCCAGGGGCTCGATGGTGTTCGCGAAGTCATCCCTATCCAGATCGCGGTGAATAACTGCGGAGCTTCACTGGATGTGATTACGTTCCGAGGAGTTCCACCAGAAGAGCTTCGACGTTACAATCCTGACATCAAAGTGATTGCCGGATCCTACGATGATTTTCTCGAACGCTCTGATGCCGCATTGATTGGGCAGCATTTCGCCCAACGACGAAACCTGAAACCTGGTGACAAATTTGAAGCCGTGGGGGTGACGGTGCAAATTGCCGGCGTGATTCGTTCAAACTCAGCACAAGACAACAATGTAGCCTATGTGCACCTCCCCTTTTTACAACAAGCCTCGAAGGTGGGATTGGGGATTGTTACCCAATTCAATGTCAAAGTGGATTCAGCAAAGCATTTGGATTCGGTCGCCGGCGCCATTGATGAAACATTCAAATCCGATCAACAACCGACACACACCCGACCTGAAAAATCGTTTTTTGCCGACACGGCCAAGCAGATGATCGAAATGATCGGCTTTACCCGCTGGCTTGGTCTGGGGGCTGTTTGTGCGGTTTTAGGGCTCGTGGCCAATGCCGTGTTACTGATTGTCCGAGGTCGGGTCAAAGAGACGGCCATTCTGCAAACCATTGGTTTTTCCCGTAAGGCGATTGCTGGCATCGTTCTGTTTGAGGGCGTTTTACTTGGTTTGGCGGGTGGACTCTTCGGGGTGGCCGGGGCTTTTGTGTTCTTCGATCTCCAAGCGTTCACGGTCGGCAATGAAGGGTTGACCCTCGCTCTTTCTCCAACATTGTCCGTTTTTGTTAAGGGCTTGTTGGTTTCTTTGCTTCTCGGCCTTCTGGCATCGCTTTACCCGGCGTGGAAAGCCACCTCCCGGCCACTCATTCACTCTCTTCAATCCAGTTAA
- a CDS encoding SMI1/KNR4 family protein, translated as MKDAITLDQVRAKGREIENDFWNPFTPATEDEVASIESALQIQLPAQFKEFYRCIGWGGSPSGDLRIKAPKDLIDDCSVPIYHVSGSYFAGDRWADIEEHRSLWISRGSDNSNPERFTDESMDLNGVKLWDLLMVGDDESAGTHNLYVGADPGVYQYCMIHCSNVLYYADSFYEGLLRTFNDFLVSIEECALDD; from the coding sequence ATGAAAGACGCTATAACACTTGATCAGGTTCGCGCAAAAGGAAGGGAAATAGAAAATGATTTCTGGAATCCATTCACCCCTGCGACTGAAGACGAAGTTGCTAGCATTGAATCTGCGCTGCAGATACAGCTTCCTGCGCAGTTTAAGGAGTTTTATCGATGCATAGGGTGGGGGGGATCTCCCAGCGGCGATCTACGTATTAAGGCACCAAAAGACCTCATAGATGATTGTTCTGTTCCGATTTACCATGTCTCAGGAAGTTATTTCGCGGGAGATAGATGGGCTGATATAGAAGAGCATAGATCTTTATGGATTTCGAGAGGCTCTGATAATTCTAACCCTGAGAGATTTACTGATGAATCTATGGATTTGAATGGAGTGAAACTTTGGGATCTACTAATGGTGGGAGATGATGAAAGTGCTGGAACCCATAATCTTTATGTTGGGGCTGACCCGGGAGTATACCAGTATTGTATGATTCATTGTTCTAATGTTCTGTACTATGCAGATTCATTTTATGAGGGGCTTCTTCGTACATTTAACGATTTTCTAGTGTCGATTGAAGAGTGCGCATTAGACGATTAA
- a CDS encoding type II and III secretion system protein has protein sequence MEQLRLLTHAPVAKEKDAPERRPVVAIPDQSTNTVLLYGDMIEVQRLAEALKSMDQVISTCHMKTWVVWVRGDKRTSFDLVANIVADSDDVLLASLGGGIFTSFLQVDKLQIALELACQSGQMEIVDQPYLQLVQAQESLITTGEEIAIPSTTSNQGVTETSVEFKTVGLSLAVTPWFLDQQRVRLAVMQENGVVGNYRKIDGVEIPEVFKQTLKTSVELRLGQTMVLGGVETAKREQGKGWLYKKDHRQVGHLYVVASVFETIPKAQVVSDLQPDFPLVPGTPSKSGQEFFDGNACLPSWNCPKKQVIPINPKSQK, from the coding sequence TTGGAGCAGCTCCGCTTGTTAACTCATGCGCCAGTTGCCAAGGAAAAAGACGCGCCAGAGCGGCGGCCTGTCGTAGCTATTCCGGATCAGTCCACTAATACGGTTTTACTTTATGGCGATATGATCGAAGTCCAGCGGTTAGCGGAGGCTTTAAAATCAATGGATCAGGTCATTTCCACTTGTCATATGAAAACTTGGGTTGTTTGGGTTCGTGGAGATAAAAGGACAAGCTTTGATCTGGTTGCCAATATTGTTGCTGATTCTGACGATGTATTATTGGCTTCTCTTGGTGGTGGCATTTTCACTTCATTTTTACAGGTCGACAAATTGCAAATTGCTCTCGAACTGGCTTGCCAGAGTGGACAGATGGAAATTGTGGATCAGCCTTATTTGCAATTAGTCCAGGCTCAAGAGTCATTGATAACCACGGGGGAAGAAATTGCGATTCCTTCAACCACTTCAAATCAAGGTGTAACAGAAACAAGCGTTGAGTTTAAGACTGTTGGCTTGTCTTTGGCTGTTACTCCTTGGTTTCTTGACCAACAGCGCGTGAGGCTTGCTGTAATGCAGGAAAATGGAGTTGTAGGCAACTACCGCAAGATTGACGGCGTGGAGATTCCAGAAGTATTCAAGCAGACGCTGAAAACGTCCGTAGAGCTTCGCTTAGGTCAAACGATGGTTCTAGGCGGTGTCGAGACTGCCAAGCGTGAACAGGGCAAAGGATGGCTTTATAAAAAGGATCATAGACAGGTAGGTCATTTGTATGTGGTCGCATCTGTATTTGAAACAATTCCAAAGGCCCAAGTTGTCAGTGATTTACAGCCAGATTTTCCCCTTGTGCCGGGCACTCCTAGCAAATCGGGGCAAGAATTCTTCGACGGTAACGCTTGCTTGCCGTCTTGGAATTGTCCGAAAAAGCAAGTTATTCCAATTAACCCTAAATCCCAAAAATGA
- a CDS encoding efflux RND transporter periplasmic adaptor subunit translates to MSLKQLSHLSQTPQERHRSYAWLLPAGLMLGFVLIFALIFGQRLMPATEVQVAPVITLRFSSETSDGTSDGTSDGTSEVPEAKHSEEANKVTVRGDLIFQASGWVEPDPYITYVPALVNGVVDTVHVLEGQRVKKGDLLATLVDDDARFHLQQAAQKITSLEAQIEAHCVGAEIAQAEIDAALKKIEAFKALQADAEDNLTRLEKLPFEAIPEQQVVQARLAAIRQKALVAEAQAVIPQLKAKIRQIGLERKAMESRLEELKVERDQSQLALDRTRIQSPMDGVVLRLFVAPGKKRMLNMDDADSAVIVSLFDPVKLQARIDVPLNEAAALDLGQSVELSSDLLPDVVFKGKVTRINGQADIQRNTLQAKVEIENPDQRLRPEMLVRAKFFAFRSNHSGSTSVESASSSRLALYVPELAIYDSNQVWVVSQEQSAEPRTLRLGTDKKDGYLRVLDGLKSGEWVILPPFDQLESGDRLQTEKVSL, encoded by the coding sequence ATGTCTCTCAAACAACTTTCCCATTTATCTCAGACTCCGCAGGAGCGTCACCGCTCGTATGCCTGGTTGCTACCTGCGGGACTCATGCTCGGCTTCGTACTGATCTTCGCTCTTATTTTCGGTCAACGGCTGATGCCAGCAACTGAAGTCCAGGTAGCTCCGGTGATCACTCTGCGCTTTAGCTCCGAAACCTCTGATGGCACCTCTGATGGCACCTCTGATGGCACCTCTGAGGTTCCAGAAGCGAAGCATTCTGAAGAAGCAAACAAAGTGACCGTTCGTGGAGACCTGATCTTCCAGGCGTCTGGATGGGTCGAACCCGATCCTTACATCACTTATGTTCCAGCTCTTGTCAACGGAGTGGTCGACACGGTTCATGTCCTGGAAGGCCAGCGAGTCAAAAAAGGTGACTTATTAGCCACGCTCGTTGATGATGACGCACGATTTCACCTGCAGCAAGCGGCACAAAAAATAACAAGTCTCGAAGCCCAGATTGAAGCTCACTGTGTGGGTGCTGAGATTGCGCAGGCTGAAATCGATGCCGCACTCAAAAAAATCGAAGCATTCAAGGCTCTCCAAGCTGATGCCGAGGACAATTTAACCCGGCTGGAAAAACTACCTTTTGAAGCCATCCCCGAACAGCAAGTAGTCCAGGCCCGGTTGGCAGCCATTCGTCAGAAAGCGCTTGTGGCAGAAGCCCAGGCTGTCATCCCTCAACTGAAAGCGAAAATTCGGCAAATCGGCCTGGAACGCAAAGCTATGGAATCTCGACTCGAAGAACTCAAGGTTGAGCGAGATCAGTCCCAATTGGCCTTGGATCGAACCCGGATCCAAAGTCCGATGGACGGTGTGGTTCTTCGCCTGTTTGTTGCTCCCGGTAAAAAGCGAATGCTGAACATGGATGATGCGGACTCGGCCGTGATCGTGTCCCTCTTCGACCCGGTGAAGCTGCAGGCCCGTATTGACGTTCCCTTGAACGAAGCTGCAGCGTTGGATCTTGGGCAGTCCGTTGAGCTCAGTTCGGACCTCTTACCGGATGTTGTTTTTAAAGGAAAAGTTACAAGAATCAATGGGCAGGCCGACATCCAACGAAACACCCTTCAGGCCAAAGTGGAGATAGAGAATCCCGATCAACGCCTTAGACCTGAAATGCTGGTCCGAGCCAAGTTTTTCGCATTCAGATCTAATCACAGCGGCTCAACATCAGTCGAATCCGCTTCCTCATCACGTCTGGCACTCTACGTACCCGAATTAGCCATTTACGATTCCAACCAAGTATGGGTTGTGTCTCAAGAACAATCAGCAGAACCAAGAACTCTCCGCCTAGGAACCGATAAAAAAGATGGATATTTGCGCGTCTTGGACGGACTCAAATCGGGAGAATGGGTCATTCTTCCTCCCTTTGATCAATTAGAGTCGGGTGACCGACTCCAGACGGAAAAAGTCTCCCTCTGA
- a CDS encoding fumarylacetoacetate hydrolase family protein — protein sequence MKLIRHGEAGHESPGILRADGSIVDASDEFREFDEGFFACGGLASLRAWVDAGCPGGSTVDSDVRLGPPVARPSKLVCVGKNYVDHAKEFGGGVPDEPVLFMKASTACSGPFDEVVIPPGCDKLDYEVELALIVGRTASRIAASDGLDYVAGYTVMCDYSERAWQKEHCGQWVKGKSADTFAPLGPCMVTTDTLTDPQSLCLWTKVNGEKRQGGWSGNMMFSAAYLVSYISRFMTLLPGDIIATGTPAGVGMGMTPPRFLAPGDQVELGIEGIGSMRQRIISGSS from the coding sequence ATGAAACTCATACGACACGGTGAAGCTGGTCACGAAAGCCCCGGGATTCTGAGAGCGGACGGATCCATTGTGGATGCCTCTGATGAATTCCGTGAGTTTGATGAAGGTTTTTTTGCTTGTGGCGGCTTAGCCTCTTTAAGGGCATGGGTCGACGCCGGTTGTCCCGGTGGTTCAACTGTCGATTCCGATGTGCGGCTGGGGCCACCCGTTGCCCGTCCCTCGAAATTGGTGTGCGTTGGCAAAAACTACGTCGACCATGCCAAGGAGTTTGGTGGTGGAGTGCCAGACGAGCCGGTTTTGTTTATGAAGGCCAGCACCGCATGCAGTGGTCCCTTTGATGAGGTCGTCATCCCTCCGGGCTGCGACAAACTGGATTATGAAGTGGAATTGGCTCTCATCGTCGGAAGAACGGCATCCCGGATCGCGGCATCAGACGGTTTGGACTATGTCGCCGGATACACCGTGATGTGTGACTACAGTGAGCGAGCATGGCAAAAAGAACATTGCGGTCAGTGGGTGAAGGGGAAGAGTGCAGACACCTTTGCGCCCCTCGGCCCATGCATGGTCACCACCGATACGCTAACTGACCCTCAGAGCCTTTGCCTGTGGACCAAAGTGAATGGCGAAAAGCGCCAAGGCGGATGGAGCGGCAACATGATGTTTTCTGCCGCTTATCTGGTGAGTTACATCTCTCGCTTCATGACCTTGTTGCCCGGGGACATTATCGCAACCGGGACGCCGGCTGGGGTCGGCATGGGCATGACTCCTCCAAGGTTTCTGGCGCCAGGCGACCAGGTGGAGCTTGGCATCGAAGGCATTGGCTCCATGCGTCAGCGCATCATATCCGGGAGTTCATAG
- a CDS encoding ATP-binding cassette domain-containing protein yields the protein MPSFISIQHLTKSYSKGKNTVTPLQNLSLEVPQGEFLALMGPSGSGKTTLLNMIAGIDSPSSGELIVDDRDISKLSRAEITRWRASHVGYIFQLYHLVPILSAYENVELPLLLTKMSRSQRKERILAALDLVGLSDRANHRPSELSGGQEQRVAIARAIVHDPGLLVADEPTGDLDRESADSILQLLNTLADEHDKTIVMVTHDPKAAAAAHRTLHLEKGQLIEQGAVSSSTQNAAS from the coding sequence ATGCCTTCTTTTATTTCCATTCAGCACCTTACCAAATCCTACTCCAAGGGCAAAAATACAGTGACTCCGCTTCAGAATCTCTCACTCGAGGTTCCTCAGGGCGAGTTCCTGGCGCTCATGGGGCCATCAGGATCAGGAAAAACCACACTACTCAACATGATTGCCGGTATCGACTCTCCGAGTTCGGGAGAACTCATTGTCGATGATCGAGACATCTCAAAACTTTCCAGAGCTGAAATCACACGATGGCGGGCAAGCCATGTGGGGTATATTTTTCAGCTCTATCATTTGGTTCCGATTCTATCCGCCTATGAGAATGTCGAACTGCCGTTGCTCCTTACGAAAATGAGCCGAAGCCAGCGCAAGGAGCGTATTTTAGCCGCTCTCGACCTCGTCGGACTGAGTGACCGTGCGAACCATCGTCCATCTGAGCTATCTGGTGGTCAGGAGCAGCGTGTAGCCATCGCCAGGGCGATTGTGCACGATCCAGGGTTGTTAGTTGCCGATGAGCCCACCGGTGATCTGGACCGTGAGTCTGCCGATTCAATCCTCCAGCTTCTCAATACTCTGGCTGATGAGCATGATAAAACCATTGTGATGGTGACCCATGACCCCAAGGCTGCCGCCGCAGCGCACCGGACGCTTCATTTGGAAAAAGGGCAATTGATCGAGCAAGGGGCAGTCTCATCTTCAACCCAAAATGCAGCATCATGA
- a CDS encoding M48 family metallopeptidase, giving the protein MDNATALFIVLALIALWNLDFIASLLNLKALKPELPAEFQGVYDDEKYAQSQEYTRVSEKFGIITSIYSLSVLLAFWFAGGFGWLDQWLRSYQWGEIPTGIGFIGALMIGNTLLNLPFQIYDTFVIEEKFGFNKTTPKTFVVDQIKGLFVSALIGVPLLALVLWIFAAVPNAWLWAWLAFTTFQLLMMYLAPSLILPLFNKFEPMPEGELKTRIQEMAKQCDFPLTEIHVMDGSKRSTKSNAFFTGFGKRKKIALFDTLIDKHDTDELLGVLAHEIGHFKKKHIIQRMVFSIVQTAVVFFLLGLVTDPDSPFAQELFKAFGVESVSTYAGLVFFMLLFSPVSKLLGVIGNISSRKHEFEADAYAAEIQGTPEHLVRALKKLAANNLSNLTPHPLPVFLDYSHPPMLVRLKALKAFKLKTEA; this is encoded by the coding sequence ATGGACAACGCCACCGCCCTCTTCATCGTGCTCGCATTGATTGCACTCTGGAATCTGGACTTCATCGCATCCCTACTGAATCTAAAAGCATTGAAACCTGAGCTTCCGGCCGAGTTTCAGGGAGTCTATGACGACGAAAAATACGCCCAATCGCAAGAATACACGCGTGTTTCTGAAAAATTTGGAATCATTACGTCCATCTACTCTCTCTCCGTGCTTTTGGCCTTTTGGTTTGCCGGTGGTTTTGGCTGGCTCGACCAATGGCTGCGTTCCTATCAATGGGGAGAAATACCGACAGGGATAGGGTTTATTGGAGCTCTCATGATCGGTAACACGCTGCTGAACCTCCCCTTTCAGATCTACGACACCTTTGTGATTGAAGAGAAATTCGGATTCAACAAAACCACCCCCAAGACTTTTGTTGTGGACCAAATCAAAGGGCTATTTGTATCGGCTCTTATTGGGGTGCCTTTACTGGCCTTGGTCTTATGGATCTTTGCTGCTGTGCCGAACGCATGGCTCTGGGCGTGGCTGGCATTCACCACTTTCCAGCTACTGATGATGTATCTGGCCCCGTCCCTGATTCTCCCCTTGTTCAATAAATTCGAACCGATGCCCGAGGGCGAACTCAAAACCCGCATCCAGGAGATGGCCAAGCAGTGTGACTTTCCCTTAACCGAAATTCACGTCATGGACGGCTCCAAGCGATCGACCAAATCCAATGCTTTTTTTACAGGTTTCGGAAAGCGTAAAAAAATAGCCCTGTTTGACACCTTGATCGATAAACATGACACCGACGAATTGCTCGGAGTGCTGGCACACGAGATCGGACATTTCAAAAAGAAACACATCATCCAGCGCATGGTTTTCTCGATTGTACAAACGGCCGTTGTCTTTTTCTTGCTAGGCTTGGTTACAGACCCCGACAGCCCCTTCGCCCAAGAACTATTCAAAGCCTTTGGTGTCGAATCCGTCTCCACCTATGCCGGCCTCGTCTTTTTCATGCTCTTGTTCTCTCCTGTCAGCAAGTTGCTGGGTGTGATCGGCAATATCTCAAGCCGCAAGCATGAGTTTGAGGCCGATGCTTATGCCGCCGAAATTCAAGGGACTCCCGAGCATCTGGTCAGAGCATTAAAAAAATTAGCCGCAAATAACCTGTCGAATCTCACTCCCCACCCGCTGCCGGTTTTTCTCGACTACTCCCACCCTCCGATGCTTGTGAGGCTCAAAGCACTGAAAGCCTTCAAACTTAAAACGGAGGCGTGA
- a CDS encoding SMI1/KNR4 family protein: protein MLIKHLQTLSSDLIFSEPVSDEKIDQLERDLDIHCPEALRSLLSETNGIIGEYGLGLMWDIERIKEDNLGFRRSDDFEDLYMPFDHLIFFGDAGNGDQFAFPTLRNGKSRDDIFVWNHEDDSRSWVAPSLEVFYEWWLTGRISV from the coding sequence ATGCTAATAAAACACCTTCAAACATTAAGCTCCGATCTTATATTCTCGGAGCCTGTTTCTGATGAAAAGATAGATCAACTCGAACGTGATTTGGATATTCACTGTCCTGAAGCTCTGAGATCATTGCTATCTGAGACTAATGGCATAATAGGGGAATATGGATTAGGACTTATGTGGGACATTGAGCGAATCAAAGAGGATAATCTTGGTTTTCGAAGATCAGATGATTTTGAAGATTTATATATGCCATTTGACCATTTGATTTTCTTTGGTGACGCTGGCAACGGTGATCAATTTGCATTCCCTACACTTCGAAACGGTAAGAGCCGAGATGATATTTTTGTGTGGAATCACGAAGACGATAGTAGATCTTGGGTCGCCCCTTCTTTGGAGGTTTTCTACGAGTGGTGGTTAACGGGGCGCATATCTGTCTAG
- a CDS encoding AAA family ATPase, producing MNNQELSDQINVSCQWVPQVKEEMGKVLVGQADLVDRLIVGLLCKGHILLEGVPGLAKTLAIKALSGCLRTDFSRLQFTPDLLPSDLLGTMIYNPREAEFTAKLGPIFSNIILADEINRAPAKVQSALLEAMQERQVTIGDTTYPLPDPFLVLATQNPIDQEGTYQLPEAQLDRFLLKVTVSYPSREEELTILDRMATSEPIYETKPVVEMDTLAQSIHLVNQIYIDPAVRKYIVELVHVTRYPAKVDASLKNLIRSGSSPRATINLALAARAKAFMDGRAFVTPQDIKLLAHDVLRHRILPSYEAEAEDVTTDSLIDRILSRVPVP from the coding sequence ATGAATAATCAAGAGCTATCCGACCAAATCAACGTATCTTGCCAGTGGGTCCCACAGGTGAAAGAGGAAATGGGCAAGGTCCTAGTCGGACAGGCAGATCTTGTTGATCGTCTTATTGTCGGGCTATTGTGCAAGGGGCACATCCTGCTTGAGGGTGTTCCGGGATTAGCGAAGACCCTCGCGATCAAAGCCTTATCCGGTTGTCTGAGAACGGATTTTTCCCGATTGCAGTTCACTCCGGATTTGTTGCCTTCAGATTTGCTGGGGACGATGATTTACAACCCGAGAGAGGCTGAATTTACGGCCAAGCTGGGGCCCATTTTTAGCAATATCATCCTGGCTGACGAAATCAACAGGGCGCCGGCGAAGGTTCAGTCAGCCTTGTTGGAAGCCATGCAAGAGCGGCAAGTCACCATCGGTGATACCACGTATCCCCTCCCCGACCCTTTTCTGGTGCTGGCTACGCAGAACCCGATCGACCAGGAAGGTACCTACCAGCTTCCGGAAGCCCAACTGGACCGTTTTCTGCTCAAGGTGACTGTCAGCTACCCAAGCAGGGAAGAAGAATTGACCATCCTGGACCGAATGGCCACATCCGAACCCATCTATGAAACCAAACCCGTGGTCGAAATGGATACCTTGGCTCAGAGTATTCATTTGGTGAATCAAATCTACATTGATCCAGCGGTCCGAAAATACATCGTTGAGCTGGTGCATGTTACGCGCTATCCGGCCAAGGTCGATGCCTCGTTAAAAAATCTGATTCGCTCGGGATCCTCGCCACGAGCCACGATTAACCTGGCTCTGGCAGCCCGGGCAAAAGCATTCATGGACGGTCGAGCCTTCGTCACGCCTCAGGATATCAAACTGCTCGCGCACGATGTCCTGCGTCACCGGATTTTGCCAAGTTATGAAGCTGAGGCCGAGGATGTCACCACAGACAGCTTGATTGACCGCATTCTGTCGCGTGTTCCGGTGCCGTGA
- a CDS encoding ABC transporter permease, translating to MLQTIGGSALVVLLLVAAVALNQGMNNVLSASGAENNIILVGKGSEESMERSEVHLESETISATSIRGLDTQLGVAAVSGEIFYQAPLVTDSGVESQALLRGVFEKALLVHQSVRVIDGRFPGPGEVMVGRLSHRKLGVQTDDLKLGKSVRFEQEKLRIVGIFEAPGTVLESEIWFDRNDLANLTQRDTLSSITLKLDDAEFDDVHVFTLQRNDLELAAIRESDYYAKLSKFYQPIKVMTWVTAALVSAGAIFGGLNTLYAAFASRIREMATLQSIGYTRKALLLSLIQESLLATMTGTLSAFLLAYFLLDGLTVPFSTGTFSITLSPLVIGVGLIAGILLGTLGPLPPAIRCLAPPLPKALRSS from the coding sequence ATGCTCCAGACCATTGGAGGTTCCGCTCTGGTTGTTCTGTTGCTGGTTGCCGCAGTGGCCTTGAATCAAGGCATGAACAACGTGCTGTCTGCATCCGGCGCTGAAAATAACATCATTCTCGTAGGGAAAGGTTCGGAAGAATCCATGGAAAGATCCGAGGTCCACTTGGAAAGTGAAACCATTTCAGCGACATCGATCCGGGGGCTCGACACCCAACTGGGTGTCGCAGCCGTGTCTGGTGAAATTTTCTATCAAGCTCCGCTGGTCACGGATAGTGGGGTCGAAAGCCAAGCCTTGTTGCGGGGAGTGTTCGAAAAAGCCTTACTCGTCCATCAATCAGTTCGCGTGATCGACGGGCGTTTCCCCGGCCCGGGAGAAGTCATGGTCGGACGCCTCAGCCACCGAAAACTTGGCGTTCAGACCGATGATCTTAAATTGGGGAAATCCGTTCGCTTTGAGCAGGAAAAGCTACGCATTGTCGGTATATTCGAGGCTCCCGGCACCGTCCTCGAATCGGAGATCTGGTTTGACCGCAACGATTTGGCCAATCTAACCCAAAGAGACACCTTGTCGTCGATCACGCTCAAACTCGACGACGCCGAATTCGACGATGTTCATGTGTTTACCTTACAGCGCAACGATCTCGAGCTTGCGGCTATCCGTGAGTCCGATTACTATGCGAAGCTAAGCAAGTTCTATCAACCCATCAAAGTGATGACCTGGGTAACGGCGGCCCTTGTTTCGGCTGGTGCGATTTTTGGAGGCCTGAACACTCTCTATGCAGCCTTTGCTTCGAGAATCCGTGAAATGGCAACTCTGCAGTCGATTGGTTACACCCGCAAAGCCTTGCTTCTCTCCTTGATTCAGGAATCATTGCTTGCAACCATGACAGGAACTTTAAGCGCCTTTCTTCTTGCCTACTTCTTACTGGACGGCTTGACGGTTCCCTTTTCAACCGGGACATTCTCTATCACCTTGAGCCCCTTGGTCATCGGGGTTGGGCTTATCGCCGGAATCTTGCTCGGAACCCTTGGCCCCCTGCCTCCGGCCATTCGCTGTCTGGCTCCACCCTTGCCCAAAGCACTTCGATCTTCTTAA